The following are from one region of the Haloactinomyces albus genome:
- a CDS encoding ScbR family autoregulator-binding transcription factor — protein sequence MPQQRRAQATRRAIVVAAAEEFDGAGYDGTPLSAILRRSGVTKGAFYFHFASKEALAITLVRLQGQRWPRLRQRWLRRGIDPLSIAVGMVDEASRLIENDVVIRAGTRLARDRIGRDLAEHRALTEWEQVLTDLLQRSADRGLLRSGVNPDEVARVIHAAMVGVRTVGAERSHGAGIAARAAEVWRVTLQGIATAEWLRSNRFLSTR from the coding sequence ATGCCTCAGCAGCGTCGGGCGCAAGCCACCCGTCGTGCCATCGTCGTGGCTGCTGCCGAGGAGTTCGACGGTGCCGGATACGACGGCACGCCACTGAGCGCGATCCTGCGTCGAAGCGGTGTGACCAAAGGTGCCTTCTACTTCCATTTCGCCTCGAAGGAGGCTTTGGCGATCACGCTCGTCCGGTTGCAGGGGCAGCGCTGGCCGCGTCTGCGCCAGCGTTGGCTTCGGCGTGGCATCGACCCGCTGTCCATCGCGGTCGGGATGGTCGACGAGGCCAGTCGGCTCATCGAGAACGATGTGGTGATCCGGGCCGGGACCCGGCTGGCACGGGACCGCATCGGACGCGACCTGGCCGAGCACCGAGCCCTGACGGAGTGGGAACAGGTGCTCACCGATCTTCTGCAGCGCTCCGCCGACCGGGGCCTGCTGCGGTCGGGGGTGAATCCGGACGAGGTTGCCCGCGTGATCCATGCGGCGATGGTGGGAGTGCGGACGGTCGGTGCCGAGCGATCTCACGGGGCCGGGATAGCCGCGCGGGCCGCGGAAGTCTGGCGGGTCACGCTGCAGGGCATCGCCACTGCGGAATGGCTGCGAAGCAACCGGTTCCTGTCCACTCGCTGA
- a CDS encoding heavy-metal-associated domain-containing protein — translation MRTQTLTVGGMTCEHCARSVTEELSELPGVSDVQASADTGQVIVTAEQQISEEAASAAVREAGYALESWSEAN, via the coding sequence GTGCGCACTCAGACTCTGACCGTCGGCGGCATGACCTGCGAGCATTGCGCCCGGTCCGTCACCGAGGAACTGAGCGAACTGCCCGGCGTCTCCGATGTCCAGGCCTCGGCCGACACCGGTCAGGTGATCGTGACAGCCGAACAGCAAATCAGCGAGGAAGCCGCTTCGGCCGCTGTCCGCGAAGCCGGCTATGCCCTGGAAAGCTGGTCGGAGGCGAACTGA
- a CDS encoding acyl-CoA dehydrogenase family protein, which yields MVDHRLSEEHEELRRSVETFARKEVAPVIGDYYEREEFPYPLVRGMASMGLFGLPVAEEHGGMGGDYFALCLALEELARVDSSVAITLEAGVSLGVMPINRFGNQQQQRQWLPRLASGELLGAFGLTEPGGGSDAGATRTTAVLDGDEWVLNGSKSFITNSGTDITGFVTVTAVTGAKPDGGKEISTIIVPAGTPGFTVAPKYSKVGWNASDTHELSFDDCRVPAENLLGERGRGYAQFLSILTEGRVAIAALGVGLAQGCVDECLRYAGERAAFGNKIGDYQAIRFKLADMELRAHTARLAYYDAASRMLRGESYAKQAAAAKLASSNAAMDNSRDATQIFGGYGFMNETPVGRFYRDAKILEIGEGTSEVQRMLIARELGLGAA from the coding sequence ATGGTCGATCACCGGCTCAGCGAGGAACACGAGGAACTGCGCCGGAGCGTGGAAACCTTCGCGCGTAAGGAGGTCGCCCCGGTCATCGGCGACTACTACGAGCGCGAGGAGTTCCCGTATCCGCTGGTGCGGGGCATGGCGAGCATGGGCCTGTTCGGGCTGCCCGTGGCGGAGGAGCACGGCGGCATGGGAGGTGATTACTTCGCACTGTGCCTGGCTCTGGAGGAACTCGCCCGTGTGGACTCCTCCGTGGCCATCACCCTCGAAGCGGGTGTCTCTCTCGGCGTGATGCCGATCAACCGATTCGGCAACCAGCAGCAGCAACGGCAGTGGCTACCGCGCTTGGCCTCCGGTGAGCTCCTCGGTGCGTTCGGATTGACCGAACCCGGTGGTGGCTCCGACGCCGGTGCCACCAGGACCACGGCGGTTCTCGACGGCGACGAGTGGGTGCTCAACGGCTCCAAGTCGTTCATCACCAATTCGGGGACCGACATCACCGGATTCGTCACCGTCACCGCCGTCACCGGTGCGAAGCCCGACGGTGGCAAGGAGATCTCCACGATCATCGTGCCCGCGGGAACCCCCGGTTTCACCGTGGCACCGAAGTACTCCAAGGTCGGCTGGAACGCCTCGGACACCCACGAGCTCTCCTTCGACGACTGCCGTGTACCGGCGGAGAACCTGCTCGGCGAACGTGGGCGCGGCTACGCGCAGTTCCTGTCGATCCTGACCGAAGGCCGAGTGGCGATCGCCGCGCTCGGCGTCGGGCTCGCGCAGGGCTGCGTCGACGAGTGCCTGCGCTATGCCGGTGAACGTGCGGCGTTCGGCAACAAGATCGGCGACTACCAGGCGATCCGGTTCAAGCTTGCCGACATGGAACTACGTGCACACACGGCACGACTGGCCTATTACGATGCCGCATCGCGGATGCTGCGTGGTGAGTCGTACGCCAAGCAGGCGGCTGCCGCCAAACTCGCCTCCTCCAACGCCGCCATGGACAACTCACGGGATGCCACCCAGATATTCGGTGGGTACGGGTTCATGAACGAGACGCCGGTCGGTCGTTTCTACCGGGACGCCAAGATCCTCGAGATCGGCGAGGGCACCAGCGAGGTGCAGCGCATGCTCATCGCCCGGGAACTCGGGCTCGGCGCGGCGTAG